From the genome of Sphingobacterium kitahiroshimense, one region includes:
- a CDS encoding mechanosensitive ion channel family protein: protein MQLSTTDYLEEINKQSQSKFYDWSYHKLLQAGFNSEWAHTINSIVLLFLVILILLIIDFIARKVILSVVTRFIIKSKNSIDDYLIKNKTLKYISHFIPLFIAQQISPIIFLGFPNWLKAINKGIEILLVLNIMLIVHSALKTLRDILKTRKSFADKPLESYLQVSQIVLICIGGTITFSILTGISPLSFLVSLGAASAILMLVFKDTILGFVASISVSANDSIRVGDWIEMPKHNADGTVIEINLNNVKVQNFDKTITTIPTHTLLIDSFKNYRGMQTSGGRRIKRAINIKISTIRFMTEEEIKDLERIQILKPFIEQRRLEISEYNNRSQADQSMPVNGRKMTNIGLFRAYATAYIRQNPNINKDMISMVRQMDPTEHGVPLEIYVFSNDTRFEIYEGIRSDLFDHLFAVITYFKLEVFESPASDDLRNLSIKIDHTHLQ from the coding sequence ATGCAGTTATCTACTACAGACTATTTAGAAGAAATAAATAAACAATCTCAATCAAAATTTTACGATTGGTCCTATCACAAACTTTTACAGGCAGGTTTCAATAGTGAATGGGCACATACCATCAATTCCATCGTTCTTCTATTTTTAGTTATTCTAATTTTATTAATTATAGACTTTATAGCCCGAAAGGTAATCCTTTCTGTTGTAACCCGTTTTATAATAAAATCGAAAAACTCAATAGATGATTATCTGATAAAAAATAAAACGCTGAAATACATCAGCCACTTCATTCCACTTTTCATTGCCCAGCAGATCAGTCCAATCATATTTCTAGGATTTCCAAATTGGTTAAAAGCGATTAATAAAGGGATAGAGATCTTGCTAGTTTTAAACATTATGCTCATTGTGCATTCTGCATTAAAAACACTACGTGATATCCTGAAAACTCGAAAAAGCTTTGCTGACAAACCATTGGAAAGTTATTTGCAAGTTTCACAGATTGTCTTAATCTGTATTGGAGGAACAATTACTTTTTCTATCTTAACAGGTATTTCTCCGCTATCATTTTTGGTCTCGCTAGGAGCTGCCTCTGCCATTTTAATGTTGGTTTTTAAAGACACCATCCTTGGCTTTGTCGCAAGCATATCCGTTTCTGCAAATGACTCCATACGGGTGGGGGACTGGATTGAAATGCCAAAACATAATGCCGATGGAACAGTTATCGAAATCAACCTAAATAATGTGAAGGTGCAAAATTTTGACAAAACGATCACAACGATACCCACGCATACTTTATTGATTGATTCTTTTAAAAATTATAGAGGTATGCAGACCTCTGGTGGGCGAAGAATAAAAAGGGCAATAAATATTAAGATTTCGACTATTCGGTTTATGACTGAAGAAGAGATCAAAGACTTAGAGAGGATTCAAATTCTTAAACCTTTTATTGAGCAACGTAGATTAGAAATTAGTGAATATAACAATAGAAGTCAAGCCGATCAGTCCATGCCGGTAAATGGGCGCAAAATGACAAATATCGGTCTGTTTAGAGCTTATGCGACAGCCTATATTAGACAGAATCCAAACATAAACAAGGATATGATCAGTATGGTACGTCAGATGGATCCGACAGAACATGGAGTACCATTAGAAATATACGTATTTTCAAATGATACCCGCTTTGAGATATATGAAGGTATCCGATCTGATTTATTTGACCATTTATTTGCTGTCATTACATACTTCAAACTAGAAGTTTTTGAAAGTCCTGCATCTGATGATCTGCGTAACTTAAGTATCAAAATAGATCATACACATTTACAATAA
- a CDS encoding nucleoside permease, giving the protein MSIKLRLTIMNFLQFFVWGAWLITIANYWFGTKQWDGTQFGAIFATMGFASLFMPTLMGIIADRWVNAEKLYLVLHLLYAAVLFYLPQINDPVTFFYAMLLAMCFYMPTLALSNSIAYTVLTQGKYDLVKAFPPIRVWGTIGFIAAMWIVNLTGSKATGMQFYIAGASAVGLGLFSFSIPKCPPRNIKSEQSSLVRTLGLEAFKLFGNYKMALFFIFSMFLGAALQLTNAYGDVFLDEFKFFPKYTNSFVIKYSTIIMSISQISETLFILAIPFFLKRFGIKKVMLISMFAWVLRFGLFAYGDPSSGLWMIILSCIVYGMAFDFFNISGSLFVETSTSSQIRSSAQGLFMMMTNGFGAVFGSLVSGWIIDKYFSISFTNVKQLASFLDTDVNNSKLVNFVKERGLSISENGLFDTNLILKDWHHIWLTFSLYTLVLAVLFAILFKHKHDKNMPLGAK; this is encoded by the coding sequence ATGTCTATTAAATTAAGGTTGACCATTATGAACTTCCTCCAATTTTTTGTGTGGGGAGCGTGGTTAATTACAATAGCAAATTACTGGTTTGGTACTAAGCAATGGGACGGTACCCAGTTTGGAGCTATATTTGCAACAATGGGTTTTGCCTCTTTGTTTATGCCTACTTTAATGGGAATTATCGCAGACAGATGGGTTAACGCTGAAAAACTGTATTTGGTATTACATCTTTTATATGCGGCGGTACTCTTTTATCTACCACAAATAAATGATCCTGTTACTTTTTTCTATGCGATGCTCCTTGCCATGTGTTTCTACATGCCAACCCTTGCCCTATCAAATTCCATCGCATATACTGTGCTCACTCAAGGGAAATATGACTTGGTAAAGGCTTTCCCCCCAATCCGTGTGTGGGGAACTATTGGTTTTATTGCAGCCATGTGGATTGTTAACTTGACAGGCAGTAAAGCAACAGGTATGCAATTTTATATTGCCGGAGCCTCTGCAGTAGGTTTAGGATTGTTTTCTTTTTCTATTCCTAAATGTCCACCTAGAAATATCAAAAGCGAGCAATCATCTCTGGTACGTACACTAGGTCTGGAAGCTTTCAAATTATTTGGAAATTATAAGATGGCTTTGTTTTTTATCTTTTCTATGTTTTTAGGGGCTGCACTTCAGTTGACAAATGCATATGGAGATGTATTTTTAGATGAGTTTAAATTCTTTCCTAAATATACAAATTCGTTTGTAATCAAATACTCAACGATCATCATGTCAATTTCACAGATATCTGAGACACTATTTATTCTTGCCATACCATTTTTCTTAAAACGATTTGGAATTAAAAAAGTTATGCTGATATCCATGTTTGCTTGGGTATTGCGTTTTGGTCTATTTGCTTATGGCGATCCATCTTCTGGTTTATGGATGATTATATTATCATGTATCGTATATGGTATGGCTTTTGATTTCTTTAATATTTCAGGCTCCTTATTTGTAGAAACATCCACTAGTTCACAAATAAGAAGTTCAGCTCAGGGCCTATTTATGATGATGACCAATGGTTTTGGTGCAGTATTTGGCAGTTTAGTTTCAGGATGGATCATCGATAAATATTTCTCCATTTCATTTACTAATGTAAAACAGCTCGCGTCATTTTTAGATACAGATGTAAATAATAGTAAATTAGTCAATTTTGTTAAAGAAAGAGGACTCTCCATTAGTGAAAATGGTTTATTCGATACAAATTTGATACTTAAAGACTGGCATCATATCTGGTTAACATTTTCGCTTTATACTTTGGTTTTAGCAGTTCTTTTTGCTATTCTTTTCAAACATAAACACGATAAAAACATGCCTTTAGGCGCTAAATAA